From the genome of Pseudomonas sp. gcc21, one region includes:
- a CDS encoding DUF4124 domain-containing protein, translating into MVRISILASMVLLVLYAGSLSAQVFSWTDENGNRVFSDQPHPDADSIDLGPVNTIEPPPASTMEWQENDRDPSRSSGQQSQIAYQRLAITSPGNDQAVRANDGTLSLTVETDPPLSGNHLLRAEVDGSLASEPVPGNGNATHQLQLNELDRGSHAITAVVVNVRGEVIQRSKPLQIHIQRTSLNQPGRASANQAPRAPAAPRAPNVPAPSRSGN; encoded by the coding sequence ATGGTTCGCATATCGATTCTGGCCAGCATGGTCTTGCTGGTGCTTTACGCGGGCAGCCTTTCAGCCCAGGTCTTTTCCTGGACTGACGAAAACGGCAATCGCGTTTTTTCCGATCAGCCTCACCCGGACGCAGACAGCATTGACCTGGGGCCGGTGAATACCATCGAGCCACCTCCAGCCTCGACGATGGAATGGCAGGAAAACGACCGGGACCCTTCCCGTTCATCCGGACAGCAGTCCCAGATCGCTTACCAGCGGCTGGCGATCACCTCGCCTGGAAACGATCAGGCTGTTCGCGCCAACGACGGCACCTTGAGCCTTACTGTCGAGACCGACCCACCGCTCAGCGGCAACCACCTGCTACGTGCCGAAGTGGATGGCAGCCTCGCCAGCGAACCGGTGCCCGGAAACGGCAATGCGACCCATCAGCTGCAGCTCAATGAGCTGGATCGGGGCAGCCACGCGATCACCGCTGTCGTCGTCAACGTTCGAGGCGAAGTCATCCAGCGCAGCAAGCCGCTTCAGATCCACATCCAGCGCACCTCGTTGAACCAGCCGGGTCGCGCCAGTGCCAATCAGGCGCCCCGCGCTCCCGCCGCACCGCGCGCACCCAACGTCCCTGCTCCCAGCCGGTCTGGTAACTGA
- the glnA gene encoding glutamate--ammonia ligase, with translation MSKAMQLIQEFDVKWVDLRFTDTKGKQHHVTMPARDVKDDFFEEGKMFDGSSIAGWKGIEASDMILMPDDETSVLDPFTEEPTLIIVCDIIEPSTMQGYERDPRSIARRAEEYLKSTGIGDTVFVGPEPEFFVFDEVKFKSDMSGSMFKIFSEQAGWNTDADFETGNKGHRPATKGGYFPVPPVDHDHELRTAMCNAMEEMGLVIEVHHHEVATAGQNEIGVQFNTLVHKADEVQTLKYCVHNVADAFGKTATFMPKPLYGDNGSGMHVHMSISKDGKNTFAGEGYSGLSDTALYFIGGIIKHGKSLNAFTNPSTNSYKRLVPGFEAPVMLAYSARNRSASIRIPYVSSPKARRIEARFPDPAANPYLAFSALLMAGLDGIQNKIHPGDAADKNLYDLPPEEAQQIPQVCGSLKEALEALSSDREYLTKGGVFTDELIDAFIELKSAEELKVRTFVHPLEYDLYYSV, from the coding sequence ATGTCGAAAGCGATGCAACTGATCCAGGAATTTGACGTGAAGTGGGTCGACCTGCGCTTCACTGATACCAAGGGCAAGCAACACCACGTGACAATGCCGGCCCGCGACGTCAAGGATGATTTTTTTGAAGAAGGCAAGATGTTCGACGGCTCCTCCATCGCTGGCTGGAAGGGAATCGAAGCTTCCGACATGATCCTGATGCCCGATGACGAAACCTCGGTTCTGGACCCCTTTACCGAAGAACCGACGCTGATCATCGTCTGCGACATCATCGAACCTTCCACCATGCAGGGTTACGAGCGCGATCCACGCAGCATCGCCCGCCGCGCCGAAGAATATCTGAAATCCACCGGTATCGGTGACACTGTCTTCGTTGGCCCGGAACCTGAATTTTTCGTCTTCGACGAAGTGAAATTCAAGTCCGATATGTCCGGCTCCATGTTCAAGATCTTTTCCGAACAGGCAGGCTGGAACACCGATGCGGACTTCGAGACCGGTAACAAGGGTCACCGCCCTGCCACCAAAGGCGGCTACTTCCCGGTTCCGCCGGTTGATCACGACCACGAGCTGCGTACCGCCATGTGTAACGCCATGGAGGAAATGGGCCTGGTCATCGAAGTACATCACCACGAAGTCGCCACCGCCGGCCAGAATGAGATCGGCGTACAGTTCAACACCCTGGTGCACAAGGCTGACGAAGTTCAAACCCTGAAATACTGCGTGCACAACGTGGCCGATGCTTTCGGCAAGACAGCGACCTTTATGCCCAAGCCGCTATACGGCGACAACGGGTCTGGCATGCACGTGCACATGTCCATCTCCAAGGATGGCAAGAACACCTTCGCAGGCGAAGGCTATTCCGGTTTGTCCGATACTGCCCTGTACTTCATCGGCGGCATCATCAAGCACGGCAAGTCGCTGAATGCCTTCACCAACCCGTCGACCAACTCGTATAAGCGCCTGGTTCCGGGCTTCGAAGCACCGGTCATGCTGGCCTACTCGGCCCGCAACCGTTCCGCCTCGATCCGGATTCCCTATGTTTCCAGCCCCAAGGCGCGCCGTATCGAAGCCCGCTTCCCGGATCCGGCTGCCAACCCCTACCTCGCCTTCTCTGCACTGTTGATGGCCGGCCTGGATGGCATCCAGAACAAGATCCACCCCGGCGACGCTGCGGACAAGAACCTGTATGACCTGCCTCCGGAAGAAGCACAGCAGATCCCGCAGGTATGCGGCAGCCTGAAGGAAGCACTCGAAGCGCTCAGCAGCGACCGCGAGTACCTGACCAAGGGCGGCGTATTCACCGATGAGCTGATCGATGCCTTCATCGAACTCAAATCGGCTGAAGAACTGAAGGTGCGTACCTTCGTTCACCCGCTTGAGTACGATCTGTACTACAGCGTCTGA
- the thiI gene encoding tRNA uracil 4-sulfurtransferase ThiI, producing MKLIIKFFPEITIKTRQVRKRFVHQLKTNVRVLLTAIDPGVKVGGSWDSLEVVLGDDPSVQQRCIERLCNTPGIAHILEVRDYPLETLDELAELCVASFGDQVRGRTFAVRCKRVGRHSFSSQDVARLVGEQLMARCGATGVSLKAPDVEVKLDVRDNRIWLIQARHEGMGGFPLGTLEPVLSLLSGGFDSTVASYQMLQRGLLPHFVFFNLGGRAHELGVRQVAHYLWERYAASHRLRFISVPFEGVVAELLQNVENSQMGVVLKRMMLRAANRIAWRLDLNALVTGEAISQVASQTLPNLAVIDQVSDLLVLRPLITSSKMDIIDTARRIGTEAFSSSMPEYCGVISVNPAIRTSPAKVAEAEASFDFAILDEAVKSARYSDCSELELDLEGADAVELVSQALPGQVVLDIRAPDEQELNPLQIPGVEVMHVPFYTLNSRFAGLDASRAYLLYCDKGVMSQLHAQYLLDAGHGNIRVLRLPKV from the coding sequence ATGAAACTGATCATCAAGTTCTTCCCAGAAATAACCATCAAGACTCGCCAGGTGCGCAAGCGCTTCGTGCATCAGCTCAAGACCAACGTGCGCGTGCTGCTCACCGCCATTGATCCGGGCGTGAAGGTGGGTGGTTCCTGGGACAGTCTCGAGGTCGTGCTCGGCGATGACCCTTCTGTGCAGCAGCGCTGCATCGAACGCCTGTGCAATACCCCGGGTATCGCCCACATACTCGAGGTGCGTGACTATCCGTTGGAGACACTCGATGAGCTGGCCGAACTGTGCGTCGCCAGTTTCGGCGATCAGGTCCGCGGGCGGACCTTTGCTGTGCGCTGCAAGCGCGTAGGCCGGCATTCGTTCAGCTCGCAGGATGTAGCTCGGCTTGTCGGGGAGCAGCTCATGGCGCGCTGCGGTGCGACAGGCGTTTCGCTCAAGGCGCCCGATGTCGAGGTCAAGCTGGATGTGCGGGATAACCGCATCTGGCTGATCCAGGCTCGTCACGAGGGGATGGGGGGGTTTCCGCTGGGCACGCTTGAGCCGGTGCTCAGCCTTTTGTCCGGCGGTTTCGACTCAACTGTCGCCAGTTACCAGATGCTGCAGCGCGGACTGCTGCCGCATTTCGTTTTTTTCAACCTCGGCGGACGCGCGCACGAGCTGGGCGTCAGACAGGTGGCTCACTACCTGTGGGAGCGGTATGCGGCGAGCCATCGCCTGCGTTTTATCAGCGTACCCTTCGAGGGGGTGGTGGCAGAGCTCCTACAGAACGTCGAGAACAGCCAGATGGGCGTTGTGCTCAAGCGCATGATGTTGCGGGCGGCAAACCGTATCGCCTGGCGCCTGGACCTGAACGCACTGGTGACCGGCGAGGCGATCTCACAGGTCGCGAGCCAGACGTTGCCCAACCTGGCGGTTATCGATCAGGTTAGTGATCTGCTGGTTCTGCGTCCTCTTATCACCAGCAGCAAGATGGATATCATTGACACCGCCCGGCGCATTGGCACCGAAGCCTTCTCCAGCAGCATGCCGGAATATTGCGGCGTCATTTCGGTCAATCCGGCGATCCGCACCTCACCTGCCAAGGTTGCCGAGGCGGAAGCCAGCTTTGATTTCGCCATTCTTGATGAAGCGGTGAAGAGCGCGCGGTATAGCGATTGCAGCGAGCTTGAGCTGGATCTCGAGGGAGCTGACGCGGTCGAACTGGTCAGCCAGGCGCTGCCGGGTCAGGTAGTCCTGGATATTCGTGCGCCGGACGAGCAGGAGCTCAATCCGCTGCAAATTCCGGGCGTTGAGGTCATGCACGTGCCGTTCTATACCCTGAACAGCCGCTTTGCCGGGCTGGACGCGTCGCGGGCTTATCTCCTGTACTGCGAC
- the ntrC gene encoding nitrogen regulation protein NR(I): MSRAENVWIVDDDRSIRWVLDKALQQEGMEPVCFDSADSALAKLSRQHPDVLISDIRMPGTSGLDLLAQIRDQHPRVPVIIMTAHSDLDSAVASYQGGAFEYLPKPFDVDEAVALVRRALAHSREQQSAAQETAQMRTPEIIGEAPAMQEVFRAIGRLSHSNITVLINGESGTGKELVAHALHRHSPRARNPFIALNMAAIPKDLMESELFGHEKGAFTGAAVQRRGRFEQADGGTLFLDEIGDMPAETQTRLLRVLADGEFYRVGGHTPIKVDVRIIAATHQNLEGLVQTGKFREDLFHRLNVIRIHIPKLAERSQDIPTLAQHFLARAAQELSVEPKVLTPQTQEYLSTLPWPGNVRQLENTCRWITVMASSREVLIEDLPPEMLTQQQDTAAGDHWELSLRNWADQELARGVTNLLDAAVPAFERIMIETALKHTAGRRRDAAQLLGWGRNTLTRKIKELGMNSEGAEEEEVE; this comes from the coding sequence ATGAGCCGAGCCGAAAACGTCTGGATTGTTGATGATGACCGCTCAATACGCTGGGTTCTGGACAAGGCCCTGCAGCAGGAAGGAATGGAGCCGGTCTGTTTTGACAGCGCCGATAGCGCTCTGGCCAAGCTGTCGCGCCAGCATCCGGACGTGTTGATCAGCGACATTCGTATGCCCGGCACCAGTGGCCTGGATCTGCTGGCACAAATTCGCGATCAGCACCCTAGAGTCCCGGTGATCATCATGACGGCGCACTCCGACCTCGACAGCGCCGTGGCCTCCTACCAGGGCGGTGCGTTCGAATATCTGCCCAAGCCCTTCGATGTCGATGAAGCGGTGGCGCTGGTTCGGCGTGCCCTCGCCCACAGCCGCGAGCAGCAGAGCGCTGCCCAGGAAACCGCTCAGATGCGCACACCGGAAATCATCGGTGAAGCGCCGGCAATGCAGGAGGTCTTCCGCGCCATAGGTAGGCTGTCGCATTCGAACATTACCGTGCTGATCAACGGCGAGTCCGGCACCGGCAAGGAGCTGGTCGCCCATGCCCTGCACCGGCACAGCCCGCGCGCGCGTAACCCGTTTATCGCCCTGAACATGGCAGCGATACCCAAGGACCTGATGGAGTCGGAACTCTTCGGCCACGAAAAGGGCGCCTTTACCGGCGCAGCGGTGCAGCGCAGGGGGCGTTTCGAGCAGGCGGATGGCGGCACACTATTCCTCGATGAGATCGGCGATATGCCGGCCGAGACTCAGACGCGGTTATTGCGTGTGCTGGCCGATGGCGAGTTTTATCGCGTCGGTGGCCACACTCCGATCAAGGTCGACGTACGTATCATCGCTGCTACACATCAGAACCTCGAGGGTCTGGTACAGACCGGTAAATTCCGTGAAGACCTGTTCCACCGCCTGAACGTTATCCGTATTCATATTCCGAAGCTCGCCGAGCGCAGTCAGGACATACCCACATTGGCGCAGCATTTCCTGGCCCGTGCCGCGCAGGAGCTGTCTGTTGAGCCCAAAGTGCTCACGCCCCAGACCCAGGAATACCTGAGCACCCTGCCCTGGCCGGGCAACGTTCGGCAGCTGGAAAATACCTGTCGCTGGATCACGGTGATGGCATCAAGCCGTGAAGTCCTGATTGAAGACCTGCCGCCGGAGATGCTTACCCAGCAGCAGGACACCGCCGCCGGTGACCATTGGGAACTCAGCCTGCGCAACTGGGCCGATCAGGAACTGGCTCGCGGTGTAACCAATCTGCTGGATGCGGCAGTGCCGGCATTCGAAAGAATCATGATCGAAACCGCGTTGAAGCATACCGCTGGCCGACGTCGCGACGCCGCCCAATTGCTTGGCTGGGGGCGCAACACCCTGACCCGCAAGATCAAGGAACTGGGCATGAACAGCGAAGGCGCGGAAGAAGAAGAGGTGGAATAG
- the glnL gene encoding nitrogen regulation protein NR(II) — protein sequence MLPNRIQILENLTTAVVLLDDQLCLGYLNPAAEMLLEVSGQRLQQQPVGDFFHDRASALASLHDALDNMHAFTKREAQLSLNNGNSLVVDYTVTPLAAAGHNWILMEVHPRDRLLRITKEEAQLAKQEVTKVLVRGLAHEIKNPLGGIRGAAQLLARELPNQSLRDYTDVIIEEADRLRNLVDRMLGPYRPPSLQPLNIHEITERVAHLIQAETHGRIDLQRDYDPSIPELMGDREQLIQAVLNIVRNAMQAITENSQAERGRIIVQTRALRQFTIGHKRHRLVCHLRVIDNGPGIPPALLDSIFYPMVSGRPDGTGLGLSITQNIISQHQGLIECDSLPGHTQFNLFLPLEQHPGD from the coding sequence ATGCTGCCGAACCGGATTCAGATTCTCGAGAACCTCACCACCGCCGTCGTATTGTTGGACGACCAGCTGTGCCTGGGTTATCTGAACCCGGCTGCGGAAATGCTGCTGGAAGTAAGCGGTCAGCGACTGCAGCAGCAACCTGTAGGGGACTTCTTTCACGACCGCGCCTCGGCCCTGGCCTCCCTGCATGATGCGCTGGACAACATGCACGCTTTCACCAAACGTGAGGCGCAGCTCAGCCTGAACAACGGCAACAGTCTGGTCGTGGACTACACGGTGACGCCGCTTGCGGCGGCCGGACATAACTGGATCCTGATGGAAGTGCATCCGCGCGACCGCTTGCTGCGTATCACCAAGGAAGAAGCCCAACTCGCCAAGCAGGAAGTCACCAAAGTGCTGGTACGCGGCCTCGCCCACGAGATCAAGAACCCTCTGGGTGGCATCCGAGGCGCTGCGCAGTTGCTGGCGCGGGAACTGCCCAACCAATCGCTGCGTGACTATACCGACGTCATCATTGAAGAAGCTGACCGTCTGCGCAATCTGGTCGACCGCATGCTGGGCCCCTACCGACCGCCGAGCCTGCAACCGCTGAATATCCACGAGATAACCGAGCGGGTCGCCCATCTGATACAGGCCGAAACACACGGGCGGATCGATTTGCAGCGGGATTACGATCCGAGCATTCCCGAGCTGATGGGCGATCGCGAGCAACTTATCCAGGCAGTGCTCAATATCGTGCGCAACGCGATGCAGGCGATCACCGAAAATAGCCAGGCTGAACGAGGCCGCATCATCGTGCAGACCCGTGCGCTACGACAGTTCACCATCGGTCACAAGCGCCACCGGTTGGTCTGCCATCTGCGAGTCATTGATAACGGGCCGGGTATTCCCCCTGCGCTGCTCGACAGTATTTTTTATCCCATGGTCAGTGGCCGTCCCGATGGCACCGGATTGGGCCTTTCCATCACGCAGAACATCATCAGCCAGCACCAGGGGCTGATTGAATGCGATAGCTTGCCCGGTCACACCCAGTTCAACCTTTTCCTTCCGCTAGAACAACACCCCGGAGACTAA